The Gracilibacillus caseinilyticus genome segment AATAAGGCAGGATCATATACTGTACCATGTACATTTGCCCCTAAGTTAACGGCGTACAAACTGTCATCAATTTTTCCACCATCCATATACACATCTTCCACATCACTTAAATCCAATGTCCCATCTTCGACAAATGGATTCAGGTCCACTAACAAATCTCTCCCAACGTATTCCGTTAAATAGGCGTAGTCCATTTGTACAATGTCCGGTAAATTCCCGCCGGCAGCTTGGGTAGCCATCTTCTCCCAATAGCCGTCCCATCCAGTAAATTCAGGTGATATCGTTACATTTGGATTTTCTTCCATATACATATCGATGACTTCTAATGTCCGGTCATGCCTGTTCTGGGAACCCCACCATAAAATACGGAGCTCAATCTGTTCTTCACCATTGTCTGCTGTATCACCGTTATTCTCTGTTTCTCCGGCATCATTTCCGCTATCAGAGGCAACATCTTCACCTTCCGAACTACAAGCGCTTACGAAAATAACAATAAGACCGAGCATCAAGAGAAAAAGAAATGACTTTCGCTTCTTCCACATCACATGTATCTCCCCTTTTTTGAAAAAATATATTTAAAACAACTACTAGGAAGTAATTGCTTCAAATCAAGTTATTTTGCATATTTGTGCTGCAAAGCAGACAGATCCTCAATAGCTTGTAAGGCAATGATCATCACAATAAAACAAGTTAGGCTAATTCCAAGCGAATATAAGATTTGCGGAATATAGAACGATAAATAAATCATTCCACCTGCAGATATAGTCATTCCGAATGTTTTCAACGGATTAAGCATTCCGAGAATAAAGGCATACTTTATATAATCAACCAGCTTAAGCTGGTATTTTGTATAGATTGGCAGAATATAAATAACGGTAATCATGAACCACACGGATAATATAAATAGGACTATACTGATGATTTGATTGAACGCGCCACCTCTATCGATGAAAAACTTCAAATCAAAATAAAGCAAAAAACCTATCACAAATAATAGAATAGCCAATCCATTAGACTTAACAAAATGGAAACGAAATTGGTTCCAATATTCACGGAAGATAGAAGATATGTGCTGTTTTTCCAGCCATGACTTCTCCACGTTACACAATGCTACTGTTGCTGGCGCGATCCCGAATATACCAAGACCTATGATCATAAAGAAGAACCACAGCAGATTGAGATATACTAATTTAAGTAGAGCTATACAGAAGTTACGGGCAATCTCTGTTAACTTGACTGCATTCATACAACCTGTCCCTTCCTGTAAATTTGGTGTTGGCAAACAATATAGTCCATGAAATTAATAGTTGTCTTTATTATAGTAAGCGTTTACAATTTTATATAGTCATTCGTCTTATCAAATGCCCTCATTTTCTTAAGCGTTCCGGTAAGAAGTGTCTTTTCTTACGATTTTTAAAAGATGAAGATACTTTTTATAAAGAAAGGAGTCCTGACCATGTATAAAATGATGATTATCGACGATGAGTCTGAAATTCGCATGGGATTGAAAAATTATTTCCCCTGGAATCAAATCGGCTTTGATGTAGTGCAAGATTGTGTCGATGGCAAAGTAGCATTAAATTATTTAGACCAACATGACGTTGATGTCATCCTGTCTGATATCCGTATGCCCGTTCTGGATGGCATTGAGCTTGCAAAAACACTTCACGGAAGAAGTTCGAATATTTACCTTATCTTTCTTAGTGGCTATAAAGATTTTTCTTATGCAAAGGAAGCACTTAAATATGGGGTAAAGGATTATATTGTGAAGCCCGGAAAGTTTGAAGAAATTCAAGAAGTATTTAGCAGGGTGAAGCAGGAACTGGATAAAGAGTGGCGAGAATTAGATGAAAACCAAGCTAGTTATTGTGAAAATATTATCCGTACCATGAAAGAGCATATTCAAAAACAATACGCCAGTATTTGCTTAGAAGATATGGCGGAAGTATTAAACATGTCCCCAACTTATATTAGTTCTTATTTTAAGGAAAAGACAGGCGTGAATTTCTCCACCTATCTCACGAAAATCAAAATGGAAAAAGCAGCAGAATTATTGGTGGATTACCATTACAAAACCTATGAAATTAGTGAACTAGTCGGTTACCATAATCCGAAGAATTTCACTAGGATGTTTAAGAAATATTATGGGATGACGCCAAGAGACTATCGCACTTCCAACATGGAGAACATGGAATCGTGAATAATCGAATATTAATTAAAAACATTCTTCTCTTCGTTTTTCCATTATTGATTCCTGTATTTATTTTAGGTTCTTTTGCAATTGTGATCACAGATAAATATATTAAAGAGTCGATTACTGCTAACAATCGCAATGTGTTGCAACAGCTGGAGCAGCAAACCAATACGGTATTAAATGAAATGTATTTACTCAATCTCGACTATAATTGGAATCCTGATATTACGCTATCTTTGAGGAATTTTTTTGATTCTGAGCATTTCAACTATCTGGATATTAAAATGATCGACTATGAAGAAGGAAACTTGAGAAGGAAAGAAATTGCAACATCCTATATTCATTCGATGTATATTTATTATGAGAATGATAATGACCGTGTACTTACATCTCGATCAGGATTTATGAACATTGCTAATATGCATGATGATACTTGGCTGAAAGAATATGACGCGAAATCAACGAATCGAGATATTTGGATGGAAAACCGTCAGATTTCACAATATGATTTTGAAAATGAAGAGCCAGTTATCAGTATTTATCGCAATATCTTTAACTCCAATGCTCAGACTTCTGAAGGATTAATCGTATTAAATATTTACCAGAGCTATTTTGAGAACTTAATTAGTGAATTAAATAACTATCACAATCAAAGTATCTTTGTATTAGATGAAACGAATACCAAATTGTACGGAAATAATATAAGTGAGGAATTAGCATTGGAAGAGGAGATAATCGAAAACAGAAAACAAACCTTTGAGGTCCAATTAGATGGTACCTCCTATATTGTCAGTCAATTACAATCGGATTTATATCCTCTTCGTTATTATTCAATGGTAGAGAATAATATTATTTATCGTGTACCTAATCAACTGCTATTTTTAACGATTTTATTCGTGTTATCCTCGCTTATTCTTGGCACAGCAACGATTTATTATTTGTCACGCAAAAATGCCAGGCATGTGGGCGACATTATAAAAATATTGAACACGACGAACCAGAACGAACAAGACTTGATCAGACATATATCGTTTAAAGATAATGAATACCAATATATTGTCAGAAGAATTCTCAAGCATTATATTGCGCAAAACGAGCTTGAAAAAGAATTAAATGAAAAGAAATACGAGCTTCAAGCTGCCGAATTACTGGCATTGCAAAATCAGATTAATCCACATTTTCTTTCCAATACACTCGCCATTATTTATTGGCGTGCCATGGCACTGACAGGTAAACCAAACAAGGTCACCAAAATGGTTGAAACGCTCACAGATATTCTGAATTTTTCTTTGAGGATCAGGCATCATACCGTTACCTTAGAGGAGGAAATGAACAATACAAAGAATTACCTCGAAATTTTACGCGTCCGATCGGATAAAGATTTTCGCATTACATGGGATTATCATGAGCAGGATCAATCTATTCAAGTATTAAAATTTGTATTGCAGCCACTTATCGAAAACAGCATACAACATGGAATGGATTACGAATCCGAAGCAAGCCAAATCGATATAAAAATTAAAATCCGGACAAAAGGGGACGGGACTATCCGGTTTACAGTAATTGACAATGGTCAAGGCATATCAAAGTCTGACCTAAGTATTTTAAGAAATAAATTAGATAAAGATGAATATGTCACCAATCACATCGGACTAGCTAATATTAATAAACGATTATCATTGATTTATAATAATCAGTTCTCCTTCATTATTAAAAGTAAACGAACATATGGAACGGTTATTACGATTGAACATCCAGTTTAAAATGGTGAGAAACTTGGTGATATGGGAAATCCACATATCTCTCAAAAAAGGAAAGGTAATAAGCGAGATGGCTAAAGGTAGGATCTCTATCTATTCATCCAAACTAAAAAACCACTCAAGATACCTATCCTGAGTGGTTTTATCATTGCGATTTTCCTCACGAATGCACCGGAAAATGCTCTGCTTGCTGTTTGTGTGCAGTGTGCTTCAGCGTATAGAAAAGTCCAATCCCGCTAGCAAGCAACAGACCACTGCTGAAATAAAAGACAGTGGAAATTGTGTACATGCCAGCGATCCAGCCACCAATGACAGGGCCAATGATATTACCTAGAAAGCGAATGCTGGTATTGTAACCTAATACTTCTCCCTGTATATCAAGTGGTGATACCTGGCGAATATACGCGGTTCGAATCGGAATGACACCGCCAATCGCTATCCCTAATAAGAATCGAACGATGACTAACTGCCAAATCGTATCGACGAATGCACCCGGTATGAAAAAGATAGCAGATAAAAACAGCAGTATCACTAACACTTTTTCAAAACCGATACGATCCCCTAATTTGCCCCAATTGCGTGACATGAGTAAATTGCCAAGCCCTGCTGCAGAGAATGCGAGGCCAGAAAAGAAGGCAATACTTGTCGCGCCATGTATCTCATTCACATACAGAGAAAGAATTGGCTGAATGCTGAAATTGGCCAATTGGACAAACATCGAGACAATCATTACCATGACAAGGACGGGCTTACTGAAAATATGCTTTAACACGTCTGCAGGAGAATATTCGCTTGCCTGTTGTTTTGTTTCTGATTTGAATTCTTTTGTACCAAGCATTACCAAGCATGCTGCAATAAATAGCGGTACAGATGTCAGCTGAAATGTGGCAGCATAACCAAAGATATCGGCTAAGACGCCGCCTAACAGTGGTCCTAATAAGCTGCCTGTGACATTACCCGTTTGTAAAGTGCCTAACACTTTCCCGGCGATGTTTGGCGGTGTTTGTGTCGAGATAAAGGCTTGTGACATGGAAATAAATCCAGTGAAAAATCCCATGAACATGCGAAGGATAAACAGCTGGGGGACATTGGTGACAAAGCCCATCAGCAGTACACTGATACCTAAGCCAAACGCGGCAAAGACTAAGAATATTTTGCGACCATGCTTATCACCGAATCTTCCCCAGAACGGTGAGACGATAAAGGCGATTAAGAACGTAATGGCAAATACCCATCCTGACCATCGTTGTACATAGTCATCAGAATAATTACCTAACGTTTCTATATATAAAGACAAAAATGGAATGACCATTGTCAGACTAGCTGCAATAAAAAAATTCGCAAACCACATAATATACAAATTACGCTTTGCGATCTGTTCTTGTTGTATGATAATACCCCTTCTTTTGACATTTATTTCGAGTACCTAAACATTAGCATACGCCTAATATTGGCGGAAGGGAAATAATTTGCACAGTTTTTAATACGCTGGGAAAGTATAAAGTTTTAGCAATGAAGAAGCTCGACGTAGTGAAAATTTAGAGTGTACCAAGTATAAGTAAAACGATGGCATTCGCTAAAAGACGAGGCGAATGTCGAGTTTTTCTAACAAGCACCAGAAAGTGTATAATCGAGCTGCAACGTTTGAAACAGCTGACAGCAGTAGTACGATGCATAATGTTTGATAGGTATTATATTTTAACCTATAAGTACGGTTGATTACACTTCTATATGCTCTAGCTATTACTAAGGAAAACAGTTCATTGATATGTGTATTGTCTAGAAGAGAAGGAGCCAAAAGTGAGGAGCAGTGCACCGAGATTTGTATTGTTTAACAGGGAAAGGAGCCAAAAGTAGAAAGTCGCGCACCGGGATTTGTATCGTTTAGAAGGAAAGGAGCCAAAAGTGGGAAGCGTCCCATCGAGATTTGTATGGTTTAGAAGGAAAGGAGCCAAAAGTGGGAAGCGTCGCATCAAGATTTGTAGCGTATAAATAGAAAGAAGACAAATGTATGGTGTTGCCCGGCTAGTTTTGTCTTCTTGTAGAGTCTGTACCATAGCGTAGCCCAACACTTAGACTCCAGTGGGACGTGCCCCGCAGGACGCGAAGTGGTTGGTAATGTTTTTCTTATGGAGCCATCATTGGTTCGTGACTTCAGCGTGATTCTCTTATCTCATACGTTTTTAACCGGGTGATTGTGTTTTTCAAACAGGTAGTTATTTACATGACGATAAAAGAATTTGTGGAAAATAGGTCAAATATATTGAAAATTATATAGGGAGCCAATATAATGTAACCACAACTACCATACTAGTATGTACGGTTAATGGATGAGGAAGAGAGGTGGCATTCCCTATTAGTTAGCCTCCAGATGGAATGTTTGAGTCTTGAGGAAACAAACACCCAAGAAATCTACACATCTTGCAAAATCTTAAAAGCGTTAACAGGTAATGCTAGCTGCAATCTTCACAGACGAACATGCTGGCGGATATGTTAATAGAAAAATGATAACGTTTACTTAATGTGAGCATGAGAGGTCATTCTAGATCTAGCAAACTATCGGAAAGTATGGAAAATCATAAGAATAGGAGAGTGTAAAAGATGATCAATGTTGCAATAATTGGTACAGGAGCAATCTCAACATCCCATTTGAAAGGATATTTGGAATTTAAGGATCGCTGTAAGATCGTCGCGGTGTGCGATATTTATCCAGAGAAAGCGGAGAAAGAAGCAAGCGAATTTGGGTTAGATGTTACAGTTTATCGTGATTATTCAGCGTTGTTAGAGCAGGATGACATCGATTTAGTATCGGTTTGTACACCACCGTATACCCATGCAACTATTGCAATGGAAGCTTTACGGTCAGGAAAGCATGTACTCGTAGAAAAACCAATGGCGTCCTCTTTAGAGGAATGTGATGCGATGAATGAGGCAGCAGATCGAAACGGGAAAATTTTATCCGTGATTGCCCAGAACCGGTTCACTTCCCCAATGATGAAGCTGAAGCACGTATTAGATACGAAATTAATGGGACCGATTCTGCATACACAGGTAGATTCCTTCTGGTGGAGAGGTCACTCCTATTATGATTTATGGTGGAGAGGCACTTGGGAGAAAGAAGGTGGCGGCTGTACATTAAATCATGCCGTACATCATATCGATATTTTTCGTTGGATGAATGGCATGCCGTCAGAAATTACGGCAGTGATGAGCAACGTTGCGCATGATAATGCGGAGGTGGAGGATATTTCTGTAGCCATTGGACGTTATCCAAATGGAAGTCTTGCACAAATCACAAGCTCCGTTGTTCATCATGGCGAAGAACAGCAGCTCGTCTTCCAAGGAAAAAATGCTCGCGTCTCTGTTCCATGGAAACTAACGGCTTCCCAATCACTTGGCAATGGCTTTCCCGAGAAAGATAAAGATCTCGAAATGCAATTACAACATATCTATGATGCTCAACCAAATTTACAGTATGAAGGGCACGTCGGTCAGATAGAAGATGTATTGTCAGCAGTCGAAGGCAAAAAAGAAGTGTTAGTTACGGGACGAGATGGAAGAGCAACATTGGAACTGATTACTGCTATTTTTCAATCTGCAAGCTTAGGGAAAACAGTAGCGTTACCATTGGATCAAACCAGTCCATTTTATACAACGGAAGGGATTCTGAAGAACGCCACGTATTTTTATGAGAAGACAGCTAGTATTGATAATTTCCAAACAAATGACATTACAACCGGAGGAAATTACGAATGATGATGGAAAAGGTCTATTTCCAGTGAAGCATCCTAACGTGAGGAACCAGGTAATAAACGAATCCTCAGAGTGAATGTAGCAGTGGAGGTTATGGATAACCTGAGTAAACAGTCGTATGCAGTGTCAGTAACGTGAACAGTCTGTCATACAGATGGTGAGTGGACACCGTCATTGGAAGGGGATATGGTTAAGATGGAGTTGGTTTTTGTTTGAACGGATTAGGAATATAATTTGTCAGGCATCTGCAGTGTGCAGGTGTCTTTTTTGTTTTGGGGTTATGTGAAAAAAATAGATGAATAGGATGAAAAACAACAAGAAGTGTGACCGTTTGAATAGCGTGGCCAGGAAGGTGCTTACTCCTTTTTTATGCCCCACTAACCTGGCAATGAATAAGAGATTCTTCACTAACTGAAAAATTACCTCAACGCTTCAGAAGAGAGCTTTATTAAACCAGGATTAGCTCATATCGTGGACATTTCCTGATAAGTGCTTTATCAAAAGTAAATAACAATTTTCTGCCTTTTAATGAGTAGTCATGCAGTTGTATTCAAAATCATTGGGAGTAGTAAAAAACAGACAATTAGGATAAAGAAATATTATCTTGTTATTCCCCCCTTAAGATCATTTGTCTCCACCTTAAATTTGGTTTTAATTGTAAATTTTAGATAATTAAATAGTTCTATTTACTTATAAAATTAACAATAGAACATGAATGTGTATAGAAAATGTTAAGTGGTGAAATGTAGACTGATTCATTGGTGCCTGTGCTTCTTAGGTACTAAATTCACAATAAGGGAAGGTGATTAAGAAGTGGGAAGAAAAATAAGCATACTGTTGATCTGTATGTTGATGTTTCAGACTGTTACCAGTTTTGCTGTTACGACTCAAGATGAGAATGAGAACACGGTCACAAGTGTCTTTACAAATGTATCATATACAGATGCAGATGGTAATGAGGTAACAGACATGTCGTCTGCCACATCGACAATTCAAGTCAATGTTGATTGGTCAGTCGAGGATTTGCAAATCGAAAGTGGTTATGCAGAGTCATATGAGCTACCAGAAACACTGACTGCAGATGGCAACCAACAAGGTACTTTACATACAGAACAGACAGAGGTGGGGACATATGAAGTTTCCAAGGAAGGTATTATAACGGTTACATTCAACGACAGGATAGAGGAACAACATGATGCCAAGGGTGAATTCCGTTTTGACACGGTGAATCGTAAGGAAGAAGTAGCGGAAGAACAAAGCCCTGACAGTAATACGGATGAAAAAAAGGTAACAAAAGAAAAAACACAAGACGATGAACCGATCGCAACATCTGAAAAACAAACAACCTCATCAGAAACGAAAGATACTAGCAATATCGACCAATCCTCAGACAATGGAAAAGTATCGATATCTTCGCAAAGCATGAAGGAAGAGAGTGCTTCATTAGCCTCAACGGAAATTACCGATAATATTATCACAGATGTAACATTATATCAGCGTTTTGAAGAGAATGGCGATCGACAAGAACTGGTTCCAGGAGAAGAGATCGTAGTGGAACATCCTTATGATGAGTTCCAAGTCGAATTAGAATATGATTTTGCGCTACCGAATGATCATAGCTATGGCGATGGTTACCAATATACGATTACCGTTCCAGAACAATTTGAAACAGTGGCAAATCCCGAACCACAGCCGTTAACAACAGCAACTGGCACCGAATTTGGGACCTATATTGTCAACAATAATAATGAGATTATCATCACGTTCAATGAGAATATTGAGAATAACTCTAATATTAGCGGATATATCAGTTTGTGGTCAGCATTTGATGCACATTATGACGGAGCATCACAAGAGGAAATTAATTTTCCTGTTTCGTCCGGTGGTACGGTCACCTATCCGATTAAATTTATTCCGAACGCATCATCCATTGATAAAAGAGGTGTACCGGATAAATCCTACAACACGGACACTATCACATGGACAGTAGATTTCAACAAGGATCTCCAGACTGTAGAAAATGCAGTCTTACAGGATGAAACATCAGGAGATCATCAATTTATCGATGGTTCTTTACACGTTTACGAGCTTGCAATGAATGCAGATGGTACCATAAACGAGGAGAAAACGACGGAGGTAACCGACGAATTCGGTACAACGTTTCCGCTTGCATTAGGAAGTATTGATTCGGCATATCGGGTTGTCTATGAAACGTCGATAGAAGATAGTGAAGGAACACAATATACCAATACTGCCACATTAGACGGGGATAATATCGAACCATTGAACGCAAGTGCTTCGGTTTCTGTAGCAAGAGGAGAGGCGCTAGAGAAGTTCGCAACAGACTATAATCCGACAACACAGACCACTACATGGGAAATTAAATATAATTATGATGAACAAAGCATTGCCGCAGTGGATGCTTTGTTAAAAGATACACTTGGTGACAATCAACAATTGGTTGACCCTAGTAGTTTTGAAGTTCTCGAGGTAGCTATTAACCCAGATACAGGAGAAGAAACGGGTACCACCGACTTCACTAACTACACGGTCACAGACAACAATGATGGTACGTTTGACTTTCAATTTGATCAAGCTATTAATAAAGCATATAAAATTAGATATGAAACAACGGCCATTGATCGAATAGAAGAAAGTACCACGATTACCAACACGGTGACAGATCAGTTTGCCCATGAAGCTGATGCAAGCCAAAGTATTTCTCAGCAGGTTTTACAGAAGTCAAACAGAAGTACAGATTACAACGGCAAAGCAACCGAGTGGCAAGTCATGTTAAATGGTGACGAATATACCATGGAAAACGTGGTGTTCACAGATAAATTGCCTGAAGGTTTTACGCCTAGAGATATTGTTGTGGAGCATAATGGGGAAGCTTGGAGTAATGGCGATCAATATAATATGAATTTTGACGCGTCTACCCAAACGTTAACGATTACATTTAATCAACCCATAACCAATCAAGTCTACATTACGTATAAGACCGATATTGATTTCGATATTATTGATAACACGAAAAATACATTCGAAAATGGAGCAGCAATTACCTGGAATCCAGAAGGTTCAGCAGAGACCCGGACGAAAACAGGTTCTGCTACGTTCACACCGGATCAGTATACAAATGCCAATGGATTTAAAGGGGCTTCTTATCATGTAGCAGATAAACAAATTGATTGGGAAATAGGAGTCAACTATAATAATGCAACATTGGATCAAGTGGTGATCGAGGATGTCATTTTAGATAACCAGAATTTCGATATAAATTCGATCGAAGTCTATCATATGACACTTACTGGTGGGGCAAATGGCGTGGAGACAGGTGAGCAGCTAACGTTAGGAAATGCTGACAATCCTGATGAATACGAAGTGGAAGCATTCACTGGACCTGACGGTGAAGAAGCATTCCGTGTAGTACTTGGTGATATCACGAGCCCGTATTACATTACGTATCAAACCGACTTACATGGTGAATTAGTAAAACCACGTTATGATAATACAGCTACAGTGAAAAGTGACAATCGCGATGATTTTAATCTGGATGCTTCTGTATCTCCATATCATGGGGGAGAATATTCCGATAAATCAGGCTCGCAAAACAATGAAAATCCTAGAGTAGTTAATTGGAGAGTGAATATTAACTATGCACAATCGACGGTATCGGATGTTACGATTACCGATACACCAAGTGCTAATCAGACTTTACTCCAAGATTCTATCAAGCTGTATGATACTGTAGCAACCAGTAATGACATTACCAAAGGCGATCAATTAGTAGAAGGCGAAGATTACACGCTAGAATTCACAGAAGATGAGAATGGTATTGTTACGTTCTCCCTTGATTTCCCTGAAACCATTGATCACGCCTATGTTTTGGAATATGATACGTATATTCTGTATGAAGGGGATGGCAATATCTCCAATGATTTTCAATTTGATGGCGCGGAGACAACAGGTTTGCCTACCAATGATTCTGTCAACCAAGCTATTAATCTAGGTGGTATTGGTGGAGGTATTGATGGTGAAGTAGGAAGTCTTGAGATTACTAAGGTCGATGCTGATAATGATTCCCCATTGGAAGGTGCAGAGTTTACATTATACGATAATACTGGTGAGCAAGCGCTCAGAACCTACACAACAGATACGGATGGTAAGGTTGTATTCCAAAATCTTCTATATGGCGATTATATTTTAAAGGAAACCAATGCACCAACTGGATATGTTACAGGTATTGCGAATGAGCAGACAGTTGAAGTTAACGGTGACCCAACGAATATCACGATTGAAAATGAAAAAATAATTCGTGATGTGACATTAACCAAAGTGGATGCCGATACAAATCAGCCGTTAGAAGGCGTTGTATTTGAACTGCAGGATCAGGATGGGAATGTAGTAGCAGGTTATGAACAATTAGAAACAAATGAAGATGGTAAGGTAACTGTTCGTGACCTTGATCCAGGGAGTTATTCCTTTGTTGAGCTGGAACCACTATTCGGTTATCACGCTCTAGAAGATCCGATAAACTTTACCATTGATTCTGAGCAAACAGAAGTGAAAGAATTAGTTGCTGAAAATCATATCATTTTAGGTGCTGTACAGTTACAAAAACTAGATGCAGAGAACAATAATGCACCTTTAGCAAATGCTGTTTTTCAATTGGAAGATGAAGAAGGGAATAAAATCGTTCGCAATGGTCAGGATCAATTTACAACAGATGAAAACGGCATAATTGATATTGCCGATTTACGTCCGGGCACATACTATTTTAGCGAAATAGAAGCGCCACAACATTACCAGCTTGATGCTACACCAGTGGAAGTGGTGGTTGAGAAAAACGAAACCGAACCAGTTGTTGTTACTGCCTCCAACGAATGGATAACCGGATCTGTGCAATTGACGAAAAAAGGGGAAAACGGCCAATTGCTAGAAGGTGTTAACTTTGAACTCCAAGATCAAAACGGAAATACTATTCAAGAAGGTTTAACAACAGATCAAGATGGAAAAGTTGTAGTTTCTGATTTAAAACCTGGACTCTATCAATTTGTGGAAACAAAATCGATACCAGGTTACCAATTAAATGATACAGTCGAGAAATTTGAAATTGTAAAAAGTCAACCGGAAATGCTGGAATTGGAGTTTACTAATGCATTAACACCAGGTTCCGTAGAATTAACCAAAATCGGTGAAGAAGCAGAAACACTTGAAGGAGCTGAATTCAAGTTACTAGATGAAGCAGGAAACGAGTTGCAAACGGCTTTCGTAACGGATGAAAATGGCGTTATTACCATTGACAACTTAAAGCCTGGAAATTATCAGCTTGTGGAAACAAAAGCACCATTTGGCCATGAGTTAGATGAGACACCGATAGATTTTGAGATTAGCTTTAACCAGCAGGAAACACTTGAATTAACGAAAGAAAACAGTCGAACAACCAGCTCTGTCGTCTTAACGAAACAAGGGGAAAGAGGAACCCTGTTAGAGGGAGTAATATTTGAACTGCAAAATGAGCAGGGAGAGACATTGCAAACCGGTTTAACGACAGATGAAAACGGCGAAATATTGGTAGATGACTTGAAACCAGGTAACTATCAATTTGTCGAAACAGAAACCATCCCTGGTTATCAAATAGATGAAACGCCTGTAACATTTGAAATAGCCCTTGGTCAAGAGGAGAGCACACGAGTAGAAGCAATAAATGAACTGACAACCGGAACTGTGCAATTAACCAAAGTCGGCGAAGAGGAAGAATCATTAAGTGGTGCAGCATTCAAACTGCTAGATGAAGCAGGTGAAGCACTCCAGTCCGGTTTAACAACAGATGACAATGGACGTATTATAATTAATGACCTGAAGCCTGGTAACTATCAGTTTGTAGAAACAAAAGCACCATTTGGTCATGATCTGAATACAAGTCCCATATCCTTTACCATCGATTTTAATCAGCAGGAAATCGTAACATTGACAGCAGAGAATAGTAGATCTACAAGTTCCGTAGTATTAACGAAAAGCGGTGAAAGAGGAAATCTTCTGGAAGGTGTGGAGTATGAACTGCAGGATGATGCAGGTAATACCCTCGATA includes the following:
- a CDS encoding response regulator transcription factor, whose protein sequence is MYKMMIIDDESEIRMGLKNYFPWNQIGFDVVQDCVDGKVALNYLDQHDVDVILSDIRMPVLDGIELAKTLHGRSSNIYLIFLSGYKDFSYAKEALKYGVKDYIVKPGKFEEIQEVFSRVKQELDKEWRELDENQASYCENIIRTMKEHIQKQYASICLEDMAEVLNMSPTYISSYFKEKTGVNFSTYLTKIKMEKAAELLVDYHYKTYEISELVGYHNPKNFTRMFKKYYGMTPRDYRTSNMENMES
- a CDS encoding YesL family protein; the protein is MNAVKLTEIARNFCIALLKLVYLNLLWFFFMIIGLGIFGIAPATVALCNVEKSWLEKQHISSIFREYWNQFRFHFVKSNGLAILLFVIGFLLYFDLKFFIDRGGAFNQIISIVLFILSVWFMITVIYILPIYTKYQLKLVDYIKYAFILGMLNPLKTFGMTISAGGMIYLSFYIPQILYSLGISLTCFIVMIIALQAIEDLSALQHKYAK
- a CDS encoding cache domain-containing sensor histidine kinase; protein product: MNNRILIKNILLFVFPLLIPVFILGSFAIVITDKYIKESITANNRNVLQQLEQQTNTVLNEMYLLNLDYNWNPDITLSLRNFFDSEHFNYLDIKMIDYEEGNLRRKEIATSYIHSMYIYYENDNDRVLTSRSGFMNIANMHDDTWLKEYDAKSTNRDIWMENRQISQYDFENEEPVISIYRNIFNSNAQTSEGLIVLNIYQSYFENLISELNNYHNQSIFVLDETNTKLYGNNISEELALEEEIIENRKQTFEVQLDGTSYIVSQLQSDLYPLRYYSMVENNIIYRVPNQLLFLTILFVLSSLILGTATIYYLSRKNARHVGDIIKILNTTNQNEQDLIRHISFKDNEYQYIVRRILKHYIAQNELEKELNEKKYELQAAELLALQNQINPHFLSNTLAIIYWRAMALTGKPNKVTKMVETLTDILNFSLRIRHHTVTLEEEMNNTKNYLEILRVRSDKDFRITWDYHEQDQSIQVLKFVLQPLIENSIQHGMDYESEASQIDIKIKIRTKGDGTIRFTVIDNGQGISKSDLSILRNKLDKDEYVTNHIGLANINKRLSLIYNNQFSFIIKSKRTYGTVITIEHPV
- a CDS encoding MFS transporter, producing MWFANFFIAASLTMVIPFLSLYIETLGNYSDDYVQRWSGWVFAITFLIAFIVSPFWGRFGDKHGRKIFLVFAAFGLGISVLLMGFVTNVPQLFILRMFMGFFTGFISMSQAFISTQTPPNIAGKVLGTLQTGNVTGSLLGPLLGGVLADIFGYAATFQLTSVPLFIAACLVMLGTKEFKSETKQQASEYSPADVLKHIFSKPVLVMVMIVSMFVQLANFSIQPILSLYVNEIHGATSIAFFSGLAFSAAGLGNLLMSRNWGKLGDRIGFEKVLVILLFLSAIFFIPGAFVDTIWQLVIVRFLLGIAIGGVIPIRTAYIRQVSPLDIQGEVLGYNTSIRFLGNIIGPVIGGWIAGMYTISTVFYFSSGLLLASGIGLFYTLKHTAHKQQAEHFPVHS
- a CDS encoding Gfo/Idh/MocA family protein, with translation MINVAIIGTGAISTSHLKGYLEFKDRCKIVAVCDIYPEKAEKEASEFGLDVTVYRDYSALLEQDDIDLVSVCTPPYTHATIAMEALRSGKHVLVEKPMASSLEECDAMNEAADRNGKILSVIAQNRFTSPMMKLKHVLDTKLMGPILHTQVDSFWWRGHSYYDLWWRGTWEKEGGGCTLNHAVHHIDIFRWMNGMPSEITAVMSNVAHDNAEVEDISVAIGRYPNGSLAQITSSVVHHGEEQQLVFQGKNARVSVPWKLTASQSLGNGFPEKDKDLEMQLQHIYDAQPNLQYEGHVGQIEDVLSAVEGKKEVLVTGRDGRATLELITAIFQSASLGKTVALPLDQTSPFYTTEGILKNATYFYEKTASIDNFQTNDITTGGNYE